Part of the Syntrophorhabdaceae bacterium genome, GATAAAACCGCCCAGAGTGTAGCTAGTGATCAATCCGAGAAGCCATAGAACTAGCAATATTATCGCAATGGTCCATAACATGATAAGCCTCCTGAAGTTTTTTTGTCGACGCCACCACCTCCCTGTCAGAAAATTA contains:
- a CDS encoding lmo0937 family membrane protein — encoded protein: MLWTIAIILLVLWLLGLITSYTLGGFIHIILVIAIIVLILGFFRGRRV